The segment GGTAGAAAAAGAAATGGAACTGGAGCTAAGAATCTAGGAAGGTTGGATTTGAATGTGGAGTTCAGTAATGAAGTGGAAGAGCCTGCTGTGGCAGGCGGGAGAAATGAAGGAAATGGGCTCGGAAGTAACAGGGAGGTGGATAATATGGAAGGGATTGGGTTCTTTGAGGACCTTGATGAATTCTTGAGTAGTTTGCCGATATTTTCTGTTGTTGGAGATGATAAGATCAAGGCTACTTAGTGAAGTAAgactctttttttctctctctcttgttttaGGTTGCAGTGGTTCTGTTCGTGTTGTTGTTGAAGGCCTTAGTTTTTATATCTCCGTTGATGTTTAATTGTAGTGGAGATATTAGCCATTTGATTCCTGGGAATCCATTTTGTTGGAATCTGTTGATGTATATGGCACAAAATTCTGAATTTTTCTTACCTCCATTGTACACAATCTTCTGCATCGTAACAAGGgacatgatttatttgattGTGATGGGGTTCTGAGTTCTGATCAAGGCATTCAGATTTCTTTTCAGGATTAGAGGATATAACATGTTTAGCTAAGTGCTTTTTTATGATAAAACATACTCTGCTCTGATTTGTTTTTGCCGCACTCTTACAATTTTTTCGTGGCTACCGCTTGTATTTGTTTCTGTACATTGACTAGATAAGTTATGTGTTCTTTGCTTTGTGAGCCAAGAAAGGGAAAGGTAGTAGTGGCAGAAACACATTTGTAGCTTGTTCATCCAAAGTTTCTGTAACCCTTAACTCCTTGGATTCATcgaggaaagaaagaaaaaagtaagCATTTTGACAAGAATTTCTAGCTAGGAAAAGCTAAATGGGTTTGTACTTGTAGGGACTCTGCTTTTGTAGTTTCTGTACTCTTTACTCTTTAGGTATTCTTGCAAAATTTAGAGTTCTCACTTGCCAGTAAGCTGTAACGAGAGTCTGCAATAAGATGAGAAAGCTATTCAACCAATGCTGTACACGTTATTTGGCTTTTATACGCTTCGGTTTAGCTGCAGTAAAAGGACTAAGGGGTAAACGTTTCATTgttgaatataaatttgttCAAGCcgatattaaaatttagaactGTATTTCTAACTCCTGGATTTTCTTCAGTGATTACACTGTAGGCTCTAAAAGTTCATATGCTATCTATTGTTTCTTAATTATTATGATGGAGACAGGTTGATAGTTTTCGGAAAGTCATAGCCATGCCAACAAAACCAGGTTCCTCTATTGTGTTTCTCTTCTTGACCTGTATTCTTTCATAATGCAAAATAATTTTTCAGAGTTTCCTACTTATTGACACAGCGTTATTCTAGAATTATAATGTTTAGGTTCTTAACTCTGACTTGTGAAATTTAGCAGGCTGATTtgataaaatctataaatgtaATTCAATTTATTGTACGCAACATGGGGATCTCCGTCCACCTAATTTGATTTccgcaagaaaaaaaaaatgtgtcgTGCGAAAAAGCAGCCTTAAAAAGGAAACTGACAGAGAAAcgtttttatgttttatgacAGAGTGTTGGTAAACGGTCAACGCGTATATGGAGATCTCCGTCTTTGTTGGAGAAGATGAGATCTATATGTTGTTGGATCAGACAGGTGAACTACCAGACAACTCAAAAGTCcatctgttttgtttttttcttgtcttttttcttttcttattttgtcTTTAATTTCCCTAAACATCTAAATTTCCCTAATACACCTCAACTGGTTTTACTCAGCTGCATTTCTCATCGATGGCAATCGTTTCTTCAATCATGTCCACTTCAGTGGATCCTTCTTCCTTAGGAGTCTGTGTTTTTCCCAATACATCGAAGGTACACTCTATTTCTCTATGCATAATGTATTAGTAAGAGAATTGTCTAGCATGCATATCTCTTTACTCTTGTATCTATACTTTATCTGCAGATCTTTGGTAACAATGCAAATCAGTTGCCGACCTATCTTAGACTTTCTACCTCGTCAAGGTATTCTTTTCCTACTAGTGCAGAGATAAGGTGAACTTATGTATACGGAAATGGAGAAAATAATAATGCACGTTAGAAAACAATCTCAACTATAGGCCAAAGAGGCATTGCAGTATTAGACCATTAGTATATTGCTGGCTACTTTGAAAATTCTTATCTAAACCTGGCTTGAATCTTACAGAAGACATGCCAAGTTGAGACTAGCGGCTTCGATTTCAAAGGTTCCACTTAAGATTACACGTGAAGAAAAACACCAGGATCATGTGAATTCACCAGATAAAGGACATGACGTGTTTGAAGAAATCAAGCATCGGTTCTTGACCTTTAAGAAAGACAAATACATGTAAGTTTCTGAAGTAAAAACATCGGTTTCaatttgtttggtttatatacgtatatgtttgtttttgtaatGGTTTGATTGTTTATGCAAAAAGGGATAACTTGGAGAGGTTTCAGAGTCTAGCCAAGAGCCAATCCCCGAAGGTGAGAACTTAGCACCTCTGTTACGCTAGACATTTATATAGTATGAGCCATATTCCTAACATCTCGGGGACCAGTTTATGGTGATAGCTTGTGCAGATTCAAGGGTTTGCCCTTCAGAAATATTGGGGTTCCAACCAGGAGAAGCATTTACCGTTCGTAACATTGCAAATATTGTACCCACTTACGAGGTCCGTGTTGTTAGCCTTTTACTTGTCAATGTATGTTTCTGTGATGCTGAAACTCGTGCTTTTTGTGTAGAGTGGTCCATCTGAAACGAAGGCCGCTCTTGAATTTGCTGTAAATTCTCTTCAAGTAAGCATATTATGAAGAAACTAATTGCATCCATGATCATGCAGTAGCGATCACGTAAGTGATTGTAAAATTTGTTTGCAGGTGGAGAACATTCTTGTGGTCGGGCATAGTCGCTGCGGAGGCATCCGTGCATTAATGACCATGGATGATGATGAAACAGAAGAAGGCATAGACTCAAGGTTTTACCCAAATTTTCAGTACTTTTTGATCATCCTAACAATGCACATCCACATAATCACCTGCATTGATTCCTTTCCCAGGAGTTTCATTAAAAACTGGGTCATTATTGGGAAACCCGCAAGATCAATCTCGAAATCAGCTGCTTCAGAACTCAGCTTTGATCAACAGTGTCAGCATTGTGAAAAGGTGGGTTAAGCAAATAATCGTTTGTTTCCATTGAGACACTTGAACGGGTCCTAATGGATTTCGTTTTACACTTGTAGGAGTCTGTAAACTGCTCGCTGCGGAATCTATTGTCGTATCCATGGATAGAAGAGAGAGTGAAGAAGGGGACTTTAACAATCCATGGTGGTTACTACGACTTCACTGAGTGCACGTTCGAGAAATGGACGGTGGATTATAAGGAAAGAAGATGCGTCGAGAGGTCACTCGCTGTTAAGGACCGGTCCATCTGGAGTTGAACGAATTTGGTAACCGATCAGAGTAAAGCTTGAGTTTGGTTTCGTTTGGTTTCGTTTGGTTTTTGAGTTCTAAATTTtctgttggtttggtttggtttgattccATTTTTATAcgcttgtttttgttttcttacgGTCTGTACCTTTCGCTTTACTAATTTCACTTaaccaaaaaattaattaaataaactgtttgaaaaaatcatgaaactttgtcaaatatatagttttgttttgatttgttgaagagatgaaaatttaacccagaaattatcaaaattcataaa is part of the Raphanus sativus cultivar WK10039 chromosome 5, ASM80110v3, whole genome shotgun sequence genome and harbors:
- the LOC108863422 gene encoding beta carbonic anhydrase 5, chloroplastic; translated protein: MRSICCWIRQLHFSSMAIVSSIMSTSVDPSSLGVCVFPNTSKIFGNNANQLPTYLRLSTSSRRHAKLRLAASISKVPLKITREEKHQDHVNSPDKGHDVFEEIKHRFLTFKKDKYMDNLERFQSLAKSQSPKFMVIACADSRVCPSEILGFQPGEAFTVRNIANIVPTYESGPSETKAALEFAVNSLQVENILVVGHSRCGGIRALMTMDDDETEEGIDSRSFIKNWVIIGKPARSISKSAASELSFDQQCQHCEKESVNCSLRNLLSYPWIEERVKKGTLTIHGGYYDFTECTFEKWTVDYKERRCVERSLAVKDRSIWS